ATTTTGTGCAGTGAAGATTGTTTAGGACTTAGAATGTGTATAAAACCATGTGATAGTGTCATTCTGGtgtttgtaaaatgcttttttccctttctttctacaGATAGCTGCTGCTCTGTGGTGGTACTTTATTTCTAAAGGAATTGAGTATTTGGACACAGTGTTTTTTatcctgaggaagaaaaacaaccaaGTCTCCTTCCTTCACGTATATCATCACTGTACAATGTTTACATTGTGGTGGATTGGAATTAAGTGGGTCGCAGGGGGACAGGGTGAGCATTTTCAGGAACATATCCCCAGGTAGTAAATTATGTAAATGTGGAAGATGGAAAGTAGTGAGAATTTGACTTGGtctataatttaatttactttcatGGTTAATTATTTCTGTGTTAATTTCACTTTAAAGAAATTTGAAGACAGCAAAGCTTTAGTTTTTTATCTGTGACTACTTTCACACCTACAGATTTACCCCAGAGATAAGCATAAACGAATCCCAAACATAGCAAGTTATATTTTGATAGGGAACAGTTCTAGTGGTTCTGATCCAGAGGATACCAAGATACAGCTTCTCAGTCTGAAGGCTTTGTCTCCTCTCCAAGCCCAAAGCCCACTCCTGCTGTCAGACTGGCCCAAGTGCACCTGTTGGTTCTTACTCAAAGGAAATTGTGTGTAGCCTTCTCAGTGTTGCAGAGAATCTGAATTCACGGTTTGGCCAAGGTCTGCCTCCAGCTTTTCAGATGCCTGTACATTGGAGATGATTCACATCATTGAGCTGTAAACAGACCATTCCTCTGTTTATAGTATTATATACTGACTTGTACCTCAGGGTACAAGTCAGTATATAATAGTACAGTTCACCTTGCTACCTTCCATTTAAACTATTTAGGAAACTAAGAAATAAGTACTATTTTGTTGTAGCTATGTATATCAGCACATGTAAAGGCAATAATGAAACATTTACAAATCTGCTTAAACAATTATATGTACCATGACTTTTTCTCCCCAAGAGTAATAGAATGCAAAGTAATACTGGCAGTAGTTCTGTATTGGGGCCTACTTAACCACTGGAGTACCCTCATTTGAAAACTTGCCACTTTGAAAGTCCTTTGCATTTGAAGGACAcccttttttatttatatggTGAAAGCCTGAgtctaaactttaaaaatacttggcATGATCTGAAGAGAAGGCTTTTCCATTAGAACTATTTTACAACTTTTATTCCTCATCTGTACTCAAGATTAAATGTTGGAAAATAATgtagattcatttattttatgtctaAATGGTTTATCACCTAATACAGGTTTCCGTATCTTGTAATTAATTACCTCTGTTTTTCTAAAGCATTTTTCGGAGCCCAGATGAATTCCTTCATCCATGTGATTATGTACTTATACTACGGGTTAACCGCCTTTGGCCCATGGATTCAGAAGTATCTTTGGTGGAAACGGTACCTGACCATGCTGCAGCTGGTGAGTTAAATGCTTCTAAAGTTTTTTCTGGTGAAACACTGAGAATGTTTGAGTCTAATTAATTCTAAAGTACTGAGTCGTTTTCAGCAATTTTCTGTTACCAAGCCGACTTTCTCTGTGCTCCAGCTATAGGAGTTGAGGCTGTTTGGTTCTGAGCTACCTGTTCATAGACCTAGTGGTCATGGCCACTCGTTTTTTAAATGTCCTTAAAAGACCAGACTCAGCTCTTGTCTAAGAGAAATATCCTTTAAACATATTTGTGAAATGGATGAGTAAAGACCTAAGCACACCACAAAGTACACAGACTCATTTATGATTAGAAAAATAATCTAACTTCTttcttaggctttttttttttttccacttaaaatgttACTACTGCCTCTCTTCATCCTGCCCTTATGTAAATTTtctgttgtctattccatttttCCATCCTTGTGAACAGATCCCATACGTTTAGAATATGAAAGTTGTAGGAAAGGCACAGAGCCAAGGAAGGGGTGGGGTAAAGGAGGGGacgaagggggacttccctggcggtccagcagcttccaccacaggggacatgagttccatccctggttggggaactaagatcctgcatgcctcatggcacggccaaaaaattaaaaattaattaaatttaagaaaaggaagggacCAAGGACCAGAGAACTCTTAATTCCCCGACACACACTCATTAGCGAGCAGAGCTCGGTATTCTCAAATGCTAGTCTTCAGAGCAGGCAGTTCTCAGCACCTACCCCCAGTAGGACTTCTTGTAGCATCTGGGTGCATCAGTGCAACCTTCCAAGCCAAGCACTAGCCCAGTAGCCAAACTGGAAATCCAAAACCAACCTGGTAGCTGTTCTTAAGCCTTGGCATTTATTATAATTTGCTTTAATCATAGCACGTACACAGTTCTATCAGTGTACAGTGGAATCACATTTGGAAAGATTATTCATCTCTGCTTTAAGTTTCTAAACAATAGGCTAACCAAACAGGAAGCACAAcctttgggaaatgctgggtGTGCAGGATTCATCTGTAAGTAAAGTGCTACAGGAAGCTTCCTCCAGTTTTTGTGTAAGCCATTTATATAGTTTGTGTAATTCGTTTCTCTCAGTAATTATTAGATGGTCCCAAGAAAATGAGGAGGTGACAAAACTCACGTGAACTCTCCATCTCTGCTTTGCTGGAGCCCGCACCTGACTGTCCTTTAGCGATTCCGCCCCTCACACTCACCCTTCTTCTGTGATGCACGTCCTAAAAACCATCGTGAAATCAAGTTCTTAAAATCTGGATTTTGCCAtggaaaacttttaaagttttttagtcTGATAGAAATTTGGGGCTTAACAtgggataaattttaaaactaatatttaatatagtaattaatattaataatgctGTCCTTTAAAGAGAAACCACAATTGCCCTTTCCAAACAGGATGTTAATTTCATGAAAGGTAGTGTATTTCCAAGCGAGAAGTTCTCACAACAGTTAATcgtgtatgttaatcttgtaaaAAGCTAACCCTTGTTAATACCATGGAATTCATAACTCTTGAGAACCATTCACTCTTTTTAcacttattttcaaatatctacaaaattttaccaaaaaatcTTAGTCTTTAAAGACTTGTGTCCCTTCAAATGCATATTTACCTGTCTGCTATTCTGTAAGAAACAAGTACTGAACCACTTTGATAAGCTCATTTTTAGAAGTATATGTACCGGCTTGCTGACAACTTTGTGGAAAGAAATCAGTCAAAAATatgggaggagggcttccctggtggcgcagtggttgagagtccgcctgccgatgcaggggacacgggttcgtgccccggtcggggaagatcccacatgccgcggagcggctgggcccgtgcgccatggccgctgggcctgcgtgtccggagcctgtgctccgcaacgggagacgccacaacagtgagaggccgcgtaccgcaaaaaaaaaaaaaaaaaaaaaaaatgggaggaaaacaaaaattgaagaGCCTATATAGTACCACTACTTTACTCTCTTAGGCCACTGATATTCCCTCTCATGAGGTAAAATTATTCAACATTATGCAAAAAATAATTCCTCGAGCCCAGACACCAGGCCAAGGGCTCGGGAATCATGGAGACCAACGCAGAGCCCCGCCCTCAGTTGTACACGGGTGGAGAGGTGGACAGTCCAGAAGTCAGCAGATGCAAAAGACACAATTCCTATGAAAcgaaaaaacccacacaaaacAGAACCCTTCGGTTAAAGGGATGGAGGTACCCTCTGGGTGGAGGTACTTGAGTCTTAGCAGGAAGCCCTAGCTGAGGACATGTCATTTGAGCAGCAGCCTGAGTAAGGAGGAACCAGAGAACTCTTAAGCCTTGGACCGTGGGGCGACGGCATGGGCCTGGCTCAGCCGCACAGAAGATGCTGAGGTCGTGACGAGCTGCTTGCTGCCCACAGTAAACGTACCTGcgctgttttgtttttcagattcagtTCCACGTGACCATTGGGCACACAGCGCTGTCCCTTTACACCGATTGCCCCTTCCCCAAATGGATGCACTGGGCTCTCATTGCCTATGCAGTCAGCTTCATATGTCTCTTCCTAAACTTCTATGTTCGGACGTACAAAGAGCCTAAGAAAGCCAAAACTGGAAGAACAGCTGCGAATGGTATTTCAGCAAACGGTGTGAACAAATCAGAAAACCACCTAGTGGTAGAAGAtggaagaaagcagaaaaatggaaaggcaaaaggAGAGTAAAGTGAACTGGGCCTTACCTGGTGTCGACAGCGAGGAAGCTCCCACTTCACATACGATTTCAGGGAAACCAGAAGCAAATGAGGGTTTGGGGATAGGGAGAAAAAGACAAACGTGCTCTATGTATTAGTGACCTTTAGATTGAGTAAAGTGTTAAATACAACACCCAGATGTTTTATttatgaagtttttattttaaacatttttttattagcCTTGATGTTGTCAGACCAAAGCAATCATCACGTGACTTTGGAGGCCCCTCTCCCTGTTCATATTCATGTGtacaatgtatgagagttttcATGTCTCTTCATTCTTCAGACTGATAATCACAGAAACATGgtctttatgcctttttttttggctaaattGCTACTTACCTACTGATGAAAATCAGTTACCTTCCCTCTTCTGGTCCCAAACTGGAAACGCAGCTACTTTAAAACGTGCACGTTTGAATTCATTTGCTGACTGGAGTGGTCAAATCTCTCCACCTCTAGTCTGAAGATACCCTCTTGGttggaattaaattttaaaaatctgatgatCTCTGTAGACTCTTAGAGGcttgatgatgatggtgttggGGAAAATAAGAATTACAGTAAAATCCTGCCCGGCGACTCAAAGGTCACCGTGACCTGCAGCACAGATCACTGTGGGAAACAATTTTTGTGATGAAAAGGCAGCCTTTCAATACTCCTGTTACTACCAGATATATATGATAAACATTAAGGTTATTGTCTGATTGGAACATGAAACAACTCATGTCTCTATCAGTAACATCATAGTTACATTTATGTGCTGTTAGAAGACAGTATGTTGATTTTTATCAGGCTTTCCTTGTTTTGATTTGTGGCTGTTACCGATTTTTCATATGTGGAAATATACCTACCTCTTCTGTTGGAAAGaacagttaaaattaaataaattttaatgaaaaaatcaaGGAGTCCTCTAATGTAGATTTTAATATTAACTTTCAAATTCACTAacactgttttgtgtttttttacaagtAGTGTCCAGCAAGCTTCTCTGTGAAACTATCCTTCTCTTTTAACGTGTTTAATTTTGGAGTGATACTTTTCTTGTGACAAAGTTGCAAGATCTTATCTGTAACTAGATATGAAGTGTAAACCCATTTTGGTGCAATATTCTTGACTCCTTGGTGCTAAAGATCATTAAATTCAGTGCTTGATTGTTACAAAGTGTTAATTGCTAAGACATAAGATGAACACGAAAGTGAGAGTAGCCagaatcagaaaatgaaatttgctGTTTACAAAGGAAGTGTTTCATGTAATataaaaaaacaactggaaattcACTAGGAAAGAACTTGCACCCTGTCTTATTACATAGGTTAAATTGCTAGTGGGTATCGCAGAGGGATCGTTCGAGAAAAtgtgaccaaaaagaaaaaaaaaaaggcatgaataTTTCTAAGTATAAGTATCTTTAACATGTCAAAACTGCATGTGCAGGATGTAATGCTGTTTGTGCAGagtatttcagaatattttgtaaaccagaaaatatttattgt
The sequence above is drawn from the Delphinus delphis chromosome 14, mDelDel1.2, whole genome shotgun sequence genome and encodes:
- the ELOVL4 gene encoding very long chain fatty acid elongase 4; this translates as MGLLDSEPGSVLNVVSTALNDTVELYRWTLSITDKRVENWPLMQSPLPTLCISTLYLLFVWLGPKWMKDREPFQMRLALIIYNFGMVLLNLFIFRELFMGSYNAGYSYICQSVDYSDNVHEVRIAAALWWYFISKGIEYLDTVFFILRKKNNQVSFLHVYHHCTMFTLWWIGIKWVAGGQAFFGAQMNSFIHVIMYLYYGLTAFGPWIQKYLWWKRYLTMLQLIQFHVTIGHTALSLYTDCPFPKWMHWALIAYAVSFICLFLNFYVRTYKEPKKAKTGRTAANGISANGVNKSENHLVVEDGRKQKNGKAKGE